GGCGGGCAGGCCGAAGGCGTCCCACCCCATCGGGTGGAGCACGTCGTCGCCCTGCATCCGCCGGTAGCGCGCGTAGGCGTCGGTGATCGCGTAGTTGCGCACGTGGCCCATGTGGAGCGTCCCCGACGTGTAGGGGAACATCCCGAGGACGTACGTGGGGTCGTCGGCATCCGCCGGGAGCTCGTAGACGTCGTCGCGCTCCCAGACGTACTGCCAGAACTCCTGGACCTGCGCGTGATCGTAGTGCGTCGTCATTGTGGCGAGCAGTCCTGCCGAGTACTGGGTGTGCCGGCCATATCATTGTTCGCCACTCGCCGCGAGCGTTGCCCTCGAAACGACGGTCCTCGACTCCGGTTCGCGGCCGCGAGCGACGCAGCCGCTTTTGGGGAGAGATTAACAAAGCCCCTGGAACCGAAACGGGCGAGTGACGAATGGCTCCAGACGACGATTCGACGCCGGCGACCGGAACGTTGCTCGTGACCCTCGCCGTCGTCCTGCTCACGTTCGCGGTCGGCGTCGTGGCCGTCTCCGACGTCGGCCCCGATCCGATCGGTCCGGACGACGACTCCGCGGAGCGGTCGACCGACGATCCGGACGGCGTCGACGCCGAGACGGCGCCGGACGACTCGAGCGCGGCGTCCTCGGTCGCCGACGGTGATGACGGCGACGAACCGAACGCCAGCAACGAGTCCGACGGCGAGTCGGAGTCCGGCGGCGACCCCGCGACCGATGTCGACGACTCGAGCGACGAATCGGCCGAACCCGAGACCGATCCCGCCGTCGACGACGAGCCGTCGTCCGATCCGTTCGATCGGGACTCGCCGGACGGCTCCGACGAGAGTCCGTTCGACGACGGCGGACCGGACTCCGATGACAGTCTATTCGATGACGAGGAGTTCTCGTCCGATCTGTTCGACGAGGACGACGAATCGGACGACAGCGGCCCGCCCGACGACGCCGGACCGCCGGACGATGCCGGACCGTCCGACGGCGACGGGTCGCCCGGCAACGGTCCGCCGTGATTGGCGCGGCTCTCTGTCCCGCCGTGTGATCGGGTTTTTCTTCAGTTGCTTCTCGATCGCGCGCCTGCGACCCGTCGACCGCCGGCCACTGCAGGCACCACCGGCTTTCGGCCGTTGGCAGTAGGCGCGCACATGAGCCCAGCGTTCACCGACGACGACGTCGACAAACGAGTCGAGACGGCCGACGGCGACTCGATCGGCGTCGTGACGATGACCGACGCAGACACGGCGTACGTCGACCTCGAGTCGGGGGCGATCGATTCGATCAAAGCGGCGCTCGACTGGGACGGCGACTCCGAGGAGGTTGTCCCGATCGACGCGGACGATGTCCGGGACGTCGAATCGGACGTGATCCGACTTGAACGCGACGAGACGACCGTCCACGAGGACACCGGATCCGAGCAGCGAGGCATGGGTCCCGAGACCGGCGATTCGCCAAACAAGAAGACGGCGGCCGAAGGCGAGGGTCGATCGGGGAAGGCCCTCGAGCCGGAAACGGACGAGATGACGGAGTCGGGGGCGGAGCGCCACCCCGACGACGACGGACAGCCGCCCCAGGGCGACCGGACCGTGACCAAGGAGCGCGGCGAGAAGGAAGACCGGTAGCGTCGGTTCCCGCGTCTCCGTCCTCCGCGCGGGCGACAGGCGTGCGTGAGCAATTATCACGACATGCGTGAACCACCATCAGCGTTTTCACCGCGCTCGCCGTTCGATACCGTATGAGCCAGCAAGCAACCGAGCAGGTGTACGGCCACTACATTGGCGGCGAGTGGACCGACGGCGCGGACGAGACCTTCGAGAGCCGAAACCCGGCGACCGGCGAGACGCTGGCGACGTTCCAGCGCGGGACCGAAGACGACGTCGACGCCGCCCTCGAGGCCGCGGAAGACGCCTTCGAGGAGTGGCGCGAACTGTCGTATATCGACCGCGCGGAGTACCTCTGGGACATCTACCACGAACTCCGAGATCGACACGAAGAGTTGGGTGAGATCGTAACCAAGGAGTGCGGGAAGGAGATCTCCGAGGGGAAGGCGGACGTGACCGAGGCCTGGCACATGGTCGAGTGGGCCGCAGGCAACGCCCGTCACCCCCACGGCGACGTCGTCCCGAGCGAGATCGGGAGCAAGGACGCCTACATGCGCCGGAAACCGCGGGGCGTCGTCGGCTGCATCACGCCGTGGAACTTCCCGGTCGCGATCCCCTTCTGGCACATGGCCATCGCCCTCGTGGAGGGCAACACCGTCGTCTGGAAGCCCGCCGAGCAGACGCCGTGGTGCGGCCAGATCATCGCCGAGATGATGGACGATTCCGGGATTCCCGACGGCGTCTTCAACATGGTACAGGGCTACGGCGACGCCGGCGCGGCGATCACCGACGACGGCCGCGTCGACACGGTCCTCTTTACCGGCTCGGCAGAGGTCGGTCACGAGATCGCCGGCAAGGTCGGCAACGAGCCCGGCAAGCTCGCGGCCTGCGAGATGGGCGGCAAGAACGGGATCGTCATCACCGACGAAGCGGACCTGGACATCGCCGTCCACTCGGCGGTGATGAGCTCGTTCAAGACCACCGGGCAGCGCTGCGTCTCGAGCGAGCGCCTGATCGTTCACTCGGACATCTACGACGAGTTCAAGGCGCAGTTCGTCGACGTCGCGGAGAAGATCGCGGTCGGCGACCCCCTCGAGGAGGACACGTTCATGGGGCCGGCGATCGAGCCGGACCACGTCGAGAAGATCCGCCAGCACAACGACCTGGCCCGCGAGGAGGGCGCCGATGTGCTCGTCGACCGCTTCGAACTCGACG
Above is a genomic segment from Haloterrigena salifodinae containing:
- a CDS encoding aldehyde dehydrogenase family protein, with protein sequence MSQQATEQVYGHYIGGEWTDGADETFESRNPATGETLATFQRGTEDDVDAALEAAEDAFEEWRELSYIDRAEYLWDIYHELRDRHEELGEIVTKECGKEISEGKADVTEAWHMVEWAAGNARHPHGDVVPSEIGSKDAYMRRKPRGVVGCITPWNFPVAIPFWHMAIALVEGNTVVWKPAEQTPWCGQIIAEMMDDSGIPDGVFNMVQGYGDAGAAITDDGRVDTVLFTGSAEVGHEIAGKVGNEPGKLAACEMGGKNGIVITDEADLDIAVHSAVMSSFKTTGQRCVSSERLIVHSDIYDEFKAQFVDVAEKIAVGDPLEEDTFMGPAIEPDHVEKIRQHNDLAREEGADVLVDRFELDDDEIPDGHEDGNWVGPFVYEVDYDSDDELRCLQEECFGPHVALIEYDGAIDRGLEIHNDTPYGLAGAVISEDYRQLNAFRDRADLGLAYANLPCIGAEVQLPFGGVKKSGNGYPSAREAIEAVTERTAWTMNNSKDIEMAQGLSADITTSED